From Asterias rubens chromosome 3, eAstRub1.3, whole genome shotgun sequence, the proteins below share one genomic window:
- the LOC117287749 gene encoding ras-related protein Rab-22A-like, whose amino-acid sequence MATPRMKALEAKVVVLGREGVGKTSIVVRYVGKIFSRNVSPTVGASFFTFKMTVDNHRVKLMLWDTAGQERFRSMAPMYYRKANAAFLVYDITQYSTFENMKTWAEELKKAVDTPIVMCVLGNKCDLKEQRKVAADEALMYAASIGALFFETSALTNEGVQEAFLRLSLALISLSKSAPNCGLVTKDYDSRRKSVDLVSFPPNLKLLREQIKREEMPEEDEEDEEDDNTAGRCC is encoded by the exons ATGGCTACACCTCGAATGAAAGCTCTGGAAGCCAAGGTGGTTGTCTTAGGAAGAGAAG GTGTTGGTAAAACAAGCATTGTAGTGCGGTACGTGGGGAAAATATTCAGCAGAAATGTGAGTCCAACAGTCGGCGCTTCTTTCTTTACATTCAAGAT GACCGTGGATAACCACAGAGTGAAGCTGATGCTATGGGACACGGCTGGCCAAGAGAGGTTCCGATCCATGGCTCCGATGTATTACAGGAAAGCCAATGCAGCCTTCTTGGTATACGACATCACACAGTACTCAACATTTGAGAATATGAAAACTTGGGCCGAAG AACTGAAGAAGGCAGTTGACACACCAATAG taATGTGTGTTTTGGGAAACAAATGTGACTTGAAAGAACAACGCAAAGTGGCTGCTGACGAAGCCTTGATGTACGCTGCTTCAATTGGAGCTTTATTCTTCGAAACGTCAGCTCTCACAAACGAAG GAGTTCAGGAAGCATTTCTGCGGCTGTCTTTGGCGCTCATTTCGCTCAGTAAGAGCGCCCCCAACTGTGGGCTTGTCACCAAGGACTACGACTCACGCAGAAAGTCCGTAGACTTAGTCTCTTTCCCGCCAAATTTGAAGCTTCTTCGGGAACAGATCAAGAGGGAGGAGATGCCGGAGGAAGATGAGGAGGATGAGGAAGATGACAACACAGCAGGGAGGTGCtgctga